The following is a genomic window from Amycolatopsis australiensis.
TCGAACTCGGCCAGCACGGCCTCCTCGACCAGGTCGGTCAGCTCGTCGATGATGAACGAGCCCTGCAGCGGGTTCTCGTTCTTCGACAGGCCCCACTCCTTGTTGATGATCATCTGGATGGCCATCGCGCGGCGCACCGACGACTCCGACGGCGTGGTGATGGCCTCGTCGTAGGCGTTGGTGTGCAAGGAGTTCGCGTTGTCGTAGAGCGCGCAGAGCGCCTGCAGCGTCGTGCGGATGTCGTTGAAGCTCATCTCCTGCGCGTGCAGCGACCGCCCGGACGTCTGGACGTGGTACTTGAGCTTCTGCGACCGCTCGTTCGCGCCGTAGCGCTCGCGCATCGCCACCGCCCAGATCCGCCGCGCCACCCGGCCGAGCACCGAGTACTCCGCGTCCATGCCGTTGGAGAAGAAGAACGACAGGTTCGGCGCGAAGTCGTCGATGTGCATGCCGCGGGCGAGGTACGACTCGACGTAGGTGAAGCCGTTCGAAAGAGTGAACGCCAGCTGCGAGATCGGGTTCGCCCCGGCCTCGGCGATGTGGTAGCCGGAGATCGACACCGAGTAGAAGTTGCGGACGCCGTGGTCGATGAACCACTCCTGGATGTCGGCCATCATCCGCAGGCTGAACTCGGTGGAGAAGATGCAGGTGTTCTGGCCCTGGTCCTCCTTGAGGATGTCGGCCTGCACCGTGCCGCGCACCGTCTTCAGCACCCACGCGCGGATCTCGGCGGCCTCTTCGGCCGACGGCTCACGGCCGTGCTCGGCCTTGAACGCGTCGAGCTTCTGGTCGATCGCGGTGTTGAGGAAGAAGGCGAGGATCGTCGGCGCCGGGCCGTTGATCGTCATCGACACCGACGTGTTCGGCGCGGTCAGGTCGAAGCCGTCGTAGAGTGCCTTCATGTCCTCGAGCGTCGCGATCGACACCCCGGACGTGCCGACCTTGCCGTAGATGTCCGGGCGCGTGTCGGGATCGTGGCCGTAGAGCGTCACCGAGTCGAACGCGGTCGAGAGCCGCTTCGCCTCCGAGTCGGCCGAGAGCAGCTTGAACCGGCGGTTGGTGCGGAAGGGGTCGCCCTCGCCGGCGAACATCCGCGCCGGGTCCTCCCCCTCGCGCTTGAACGGGAAGACTCCCGCGGTGTACGGGAAGTAGCCCGGGAGGTTTTCCCGGCGCAGGAACGAAAGCAGCTCGCCGGACTCGGCGTAACGCGGCAGGGCGACGCGCGGGATCCGGTTGCCGGACAGCGTGTCGCGCCACAGCTGCGTGCGGAGCTCCTTGTCTCGGATCTTCACGACCAGCTCGTCCTGGCGGTACTCCTCCGACAGCGCCCGGAAGCGCTCCAGGAGCTTTGTCGACTCGCCGTCCACATCGGACTCGGCGGCCGCGAGCAGGCCGTCCAGCGCGTCGGTCGAGGCGTCCGCCTTCGCCAGTTCGGCCCGCGCGGTCGCCAGCGCGTCACGCTTGCGGACGGCGGCGACCTGCTGCTCGGTCTTCGCGTGGTAGCCGCGGACGGTCTCGGCGATTTCGGCCAGGTAGCGGCTGCGGTTGCCCGGGATGATCGTCGACGCGTCGGTCGACACCTTGCCCTCGACCTTCGGCAGCGTGCCCGCCGAGACGGTCAGGCCACGCCCGGCGAGCGTGTCCCGCAGGTACTGGTACAGCGCCGTGACGCCGTCGTCGTTGAACTTCGCCGCGCTCGTGCCGTAGACCGGCATGTCCTCCGGGCCGCGGTCGAACGCCTCGCGGTTGCGCACCAGCTGGCGGGCGACGTCCCGGCGGGCGTCCTCGGCCCCGCGGCGCTCGAACTTGTTGATCGCGACGACGTCGGCGAAGTCGAGCATGTCGATCTTCTCCAGCTGCGACGCGGCGCCGAACTCCGGCGTCATCACGTACAGCGACTCGTCCACGAAGTCGACGATGCCGGCGTCGCCCTGGCCGATGCCCGGCGTCTCCACGATCACCAGGTCGAACCCGGCGGCTTTGCAGGCGAGGATCGACTCGCGCAGCCCGGCCGGGATCTCGCCCGACGTCGTGCGCGTCGCCAGCGAGCGGAAGAACACCGGCGAGCCGTCCAGGCAGTTCATCCGGATGCGGTCGCCGAGCAGCGCGCCGCCGCCCTTGCGCCGCGACGGGTCGACGGCGAGCACCGCGATCCGCAGCTTGTCCTCCTGGTCGAGGCGGAAGCGGCGGATCAGCTCGTCGGTGAGCGACGACTTGCCCGAGCCACCGGTGCCGGTGATGCCGAGCACCGGCACCTCGCGCTTGCCCGCCGCCTCGGTGATCCCGCCGAGCAGGTCGCCGGGGAGCTTCTCGGCCTGCAGCTGGGTGATGACGCGCGAGAGCGCGGCGACGTCACCGGAGAGGACCTTGTCCAGCGCCGGGCTCTCGGCCGTCAGGTCGACGTCGCAGGCCTTGATCATCGAGTTGATCATGCCCGGCAGGCCCATCTCGTAGCCGTCCTCGGGCGAGAAGATCCGGGCGACGCCGCGCGAGTGCAGCAGCTCGATCTCCTCGCGCACGATCACCCCGCCGCCGCCGCCGAAGACCTTGATGTGCCCGGCGCCGCGCTCGCGCAGCAGCTCGACCAGGTAGGAGAAGTACTCGACGTGGCCGCCTTGGTAGGCCGAGATGGCGACACCCTGGACGTCCTCGGCGATGGCGGCGGTGACCACCTCGTCGACCGAGCGGTTGTGCCCGAGGTGCACGACCTCCGCGCCCTGCGACTGGAGGATCCGCCGCATGATGTTGATCGACGCGTCGTGACCGTCGAAGAGGCTCGACGCCGTGACGAACCGGACGGGATGCACGGGACGGTACAGCTCGCTGCTCATCCTTCCAAAATACTTTGGCTTCCTACTATTGGAAACCCGAGGGGTCGTGACGCGGATCTCAGCCGCCCGCAAGAAACTTGACATCGGCCAGCTCGGCGCTATGTTTAACCGCATCGTTAATTAACAAGGTGGTGAAATGACCGACGCCTTGAGCCGGACGTTCTCGGCTCTCGCCGACCCCAC
Proteins encoded in this region:
- the icmF gene encoding fused isobutyryl-CoA mutase/GTPase IcmF, with product MSSELYRPVHPVRFVTASSLFDGHDASINIMRRILQSQGAEVVHLGHNRSVDEVVTAAIAEDVQGVAISAYQGGHVEYFSYLVELLRERGAGHIKVFGGGGGVIVREEIELLHSRGVARIFSPEDGYEMGLPGMINSMIKACDVDLTAESPALDKVLSGDVAALSRVITQLQAEKLPGDLLGGITEAAGKREVPVLGITGTGGSGKSSLTDELIRRFRLDQEDKLRIAVLAVDPSRRKGGGALLGDRIRMNCLDGSPVFFRSLATRTTSGEIPAGLRESILACKAAGFDLVIVETPGIGQGDAGIVDFVDESLYVMTPEFGAASQLEKIDMLDFADVVAINKFERRGAEDARRDVARQLVRNREAFDRGPEDMPVYGTSAAKFNDDGVTALYQYLRDTLAGRGLTVSAGTLPKVEGKVSTDASTIIPGNRSRYLAEIAETVRGYHAKTEQQVAAVRKRDALATARAELAKADASTDALDGLLAAAESDVDGESTKLLERFRALSEEYRQDELVVKIRDKELRTQLWRDTLSGNRIPRVALPRYAESGELLSFLRRENLPGYFPYTAGVFPFKREGEDPARMFAGEGDPFRTNRRFKLLSADSEAKRLSTAFDSVTLYGHDPDTRPDIYGKVGTSGVSIATLEDMKALYDGFDLTAPNTSVSMTINGPAPTILAFFLNTAIDQKLDAFKAEHGREPSAEEAAEIRAWVLKTVRGTVQADILKEDQGQNTCIFSTEFSLRMMADIQEWFIDHGVRNFYSVSISGYHIAEAGANPISQLAFTLSNGFTYVESYLARGMHIDDFAPNLSFFFSNGMDAEYSVLGRVARRIWAVAMRERYGANERSQKLKYHVQTSGRSLHAQEMSFNDIRTTLQALCALYDNANSLHTNAYDEAITTPSESSVRRAMAIQMIINKEWGLSKNENPLQGSFIIDELTDLVEEAVLAEFDRISERGGVLGAMETGYQRGKIQDESILYERKKHDGSLPIIGVNTFRNPRAGEDDVEVELARATEEEKKSQLDRLADFQRRHHEEAQQALKALREAATRGGNLFEVLMDAARVCSLGQITEAFFEVGGQYRRNV